A stretch of Brassica napus cultivar Da-Ae chromosome C6, Da-Ae, whole genome shotgun sequence DNA encodes these proteins:
- the LOC106403837 gene encoding uncharacterized protein LOC106403837 — protein sequence MAAPAAVAPLDRVYGVTNIKTHVPLLLDLDDGNYDAWRELFMTHCQSFDVAGHLNGTLLPNNDDDEAWTKRDGVVKLWIYGTLSKDLFRSTFKTGGTAREIWIRLETFFRDNKEARAVQLDHKLRTQEIGDLTIHAYC from the coding sequence ATGGCCGCCCCTGCTGCTGTTGCTCCTCTTGATCGTGTGTATGGTGTCACAAACATCAAGACACATGTTCCGCTTCTCCTAGATCTCGATGATGGGAATTATGATGCTTGGCGTGAGTTATTCATGACCCATTGCCAAAGCTTTGATGTTGCAGGCCATCTAAATGGCACTCTGCTCCCAAACaacgatgatgatgaagcttGGACAAAACGTGATGGCGTTGTTAAGCTTTGGATCTACGGAACCCTCTCCAAAGATCTCTTTCGCAGCACGTTTAAAACTGGTGGGACTGCTCGCGAGATCTGGATTCGTCTTGAAACCTTCTTCCGTGACAACAAAGAAGCTAGGGCCGTTCAACTCGATCACAAGCTCCGTACGCAAGAGATAGGTGATCTCACCATTCATGCCTATTGCTAA